One genomic region from Gossypium hirsutum isolate 1008001.06 chromosome D13, Gossypium_hirsutum_v2.1, whole genome shotgun sequence encodes:
- the LOC107919141 gene encoding uncharacterized protein — MAKRGLVIPGFEEGYEMGNYCEFHHKTGHEIQEYEGFRALVQSMMDNKEIRFYEDAKEMKSICATESGTGTPKRNHPVVIISHPKSNEARVQVTPKIVIKKPSSFTYKDDKMVLWSYGCNVTIPGKEVEGNMVKEYQERGSYTHNGKRYDTQAEFPREKTLMVEQRKWKTAESEPLVNEPIKEEEAKEFLKFLKHSEYSVVGQLHKQPARISVLALFLSSKVHRDALMKVLNETYVANDISVNKLDRLINNISVDNFIFFNDDEIPSGGRGSTKALHITTRCRGDTLPRVLIDNGSALNVLPLSTLNRLPVDSSHMKACQNIVRAFDGTEKGVIGRIEIPLRIGPTTYEVEFLVTDIKPSYNYLLGRPWIHSAGAIPLSLRQKVKLISEGRLVTISVEEDIIAMVTGDTPYVEANDEAVECSFRSLEFVNATFITKRNRILVPKISKTTEMGL, encoded by the coding sequence ATGGCAAAAAGAGGGTTAGTTATTCCAGGTTTTGAGGAAGggtatgagatgggaaattattgtgaattccaccataaaacaggcCACGAAATCCAAGAATATGAAGGATTcagggctttggttcaaagcatgatggataacaaggagataaGGTTCtatgaagatgcgaaagaaatgaagagcatatgcgcgacagagtcgGGAACAGGGACTCCAAAAagaaatcatcctgtggtcattatctcacacCCTAAGAGTAATGAGGCTAGGGTTCAGgtaacaccaaaaattgtaatcAAGAAACCGTCAAGTTTCACATATAAGGATGACAAAATGGTCCTGTGGAGTTACGGATGCAATGTGACAATTCCAGGAAAAGAAGTTGAGGGCAATATGGTAAAAGAATATCAGGAAAGGGGTTCTTATACACATAATGGGAAGCGTTATGACACTCAAGCAGAATTTCCAAGAGAAAAGACTCTAATGGTAGAACAGAGGAAATGGAAGACGGCGGAATCTGAGCCATTGgttaatgaaccaataaaagaagaagaagcaaaggaATTCTTGAAGTTCTTGAAACATAGCGAATATAGTGTCGTGGGGCAACTGCATAAACAGCCAGCCCGTATTTCAGTATTAGCTTTGTTCTTAAGCTCAAAAGTACATCGAGATGCACTGATGAAGGTACTAAATgaaacatatgtggccaatgacaTTTCAGTCAATAAGTTGGATCGATTGATCAATAATATAAGTgttgacaattttattttcttcaatgatgatgaaataccgtctGGAGGTAGGGGTTCTACTAAAGCTCTACACATTACTACCCGATGTCGGGGGGACACATTACCGAGGGTTTTGATCGATAATGGATCCGCACTGAacgtattgcctttgtccactcttaatcGACTACCTGTGGACAGTTCACATATGAAAGCCTGCCAGaatatagtaagggcatttgatggaacggAAAAAGGGGTTATAGGAAGAATTGAaataccattaaggattggcccaacTACTTATGAGGTGGAATTTTTAGTAACGGATATTAAGCCTTCCTATAACTATTTATTGGGAAGACCGTGGATACATTCGGCAGGGGCAATACCTTTATCATTACGTCAGAAGGTGAAGCTAATATCAGAGGGTCGATTGGTAACAATAAGTGTGGAGGAGGATATCATTGCGATGGTAACGGGTGATACACCTTATGTAGAGGCCAATGACGAGGCAGTGGAATGTTCTTTTCGTTCTTTGGAATTTGTGAACGCAACATTTATCACTAAAAGAAACAGAATTCTTGTACCAAAGATATCCAAGACTACCGAGATGGGTCTAtag